From the genome of Acyrthosiphon pisum isolate AL4f unplaced genomic scaffold, pea_aphid_22Mar2018_4r6ur Scaffold_20960;HRSCAF=22641, whole genome shotgun sequence, one region includes:
- the LOC103309765 gene encoding uncharacterized protein LOC103309765: YSESSGLPSHKLILKIGAPIMLLRNLNPPKLCNGTRLQVKSLHKNVIEAIVITGCARGDIVLIPRITLIPTDYPFEFKRIQFPLKVCFAMTINKSQGQSLSMAGIDLREECFSHGQFYVACSRVSSASSLVILAPKGSTKNTVYKEVLR, from the coding sequence TACTCTGAATCATCTGGTCTTCCATCACATAAACTTATCCTTAAAATTGGAGCACCTATAATGTTACTAAGAAATCTTAACCCACCTAAATTGTGTAATGGAACTAGATTGCAAGTTAAATCTCTgcacaaaaatgtaatagaagctATAGTTATCACTGGGTGTGCTAGAGGAGATATAGTTTTAATCCCGAGAATAACGTTAATCCCAACTGATTATCCCTTTGAGTTTAAAAGAATACAATTCCCACTCAAAGTTTGCTTTGCTATGACTATTAATAAGTCTCAAGGACAATCATTGAGCATGGCAGGGATTGACTTAAGAGAAGAATGTTTTTCACATGGACAGTTCTATGTCGCATGTTCTAGAGTTAGCTCTGCCAGTAGTTTGGTTATTTTAGCACCAAAAGGCAGTACCAAAAATACTGTTTATAAAGAGGTATTGAGATga